A single genomic interval of Microbacterium sp. LWO14-1.2 harbors:
- a CDS encoding histidinol dehydrogenase, whose amino-acid sequence MRIGWISRVLSWVAAALVGGVFGVAGTIAHSVTWGPVPVGLIVGTVACGAILVAIRALTHDRGAALASGLGMLGMLVLISGVGPGGSIVVQESLSGRVWIYVVAGLVLLVVAWPRIARVPSRTEAPAAAAETEAPSAPITEVPGVDRRPAGGIEPERGDRTGLGT is encoded by the coding sequence GTGCGTATCGGATGGATCTCCCGGGTGCTGTCCTGGGTGGCCGCGGCTCTCGTCGGCGGCGTCTTCGGAGTGGCAGGCACCATCGCCCACAGTGTGACGTGGGGTCCGGTGCCGGTGGGACTCATCGTCGGGACCGTCGCGTGCGGCGCGATCCTCGTCGCCATCCGTGCCCTGACCCACGACCGCGGAGCGGCCCTGGCCTCCGGCCTCGGCATGCTCGGGATGCTCGTGCTGATCTCGGGCGTCGGTCCGGGGGGCTCGATCGTGGTGCAGGAGTCCCTGAGCGGCAGGGTCTGGATCTACGTGGTCGCGGGGCTCGTGCTCCTCGTCGTCGCATGGCCGCGGATCGCACGCGTGCCGTCGCGCACGGAGGCGCCCGCGGCCGCGGCTGAGACGGAAGCCCCTTCCGCACCCATCACCGAGGTCCCCGGTGTCGATCGGCGTCCCGCCGGCGGCATCGAGCCCGAGCGGG